Within the Synergistales bacterium genome, the region GCTTCGAAGCCTATGTGACCGGTATGAGCGGAGGTATGGTGCAACCGGACATGGAGGATCCCGTGGCGCTCAGCGTTGTGGGCGAGCTGGCCAATATGTCCAGCGGCAAGACCCTGACCAAGCTCGACATCAAAGGCCTGGACCTCACGCCGCCCCAGATCATCACCGGAGAGAATGTCAAGGCCGTTCCGGCCGAAAAGCTCGGCGTGATCTCCTTCACCCTCCCCTTTACCGTAGGGGATGAGGGAAAGGTGTTTCTGGTTCTGTCCTTTAATCAGTAGCCTCCGGACGACCGGGGGGTGGGAGGTGGACCGCAGTGGAGAACGAACAGTCCGGCGACTGGCATGTGGATCTTCTGTCCTACATGCTGGGGGTCCGCCGCGAGGAGGTGGACTCCCTGGTGCAGCAGTATCTCGACTCCGGCGGACACAAGGACCCCGCTTCCATGTTCGGCTTTCTCTCCGCCCACGGGCGGAATTACGCGGTGCTCTGGGCGGTCTTTCCCTACAACGACCAGATCTCCCTGCTCATGTCCGGCGTGGTGGGCCCCGACAGGGAGATCATCTGGTGGGGGGTCGCGCCGGTCCCCTTTGGGGGGGGAAGCGGAGTCCTGACAGGCTGGAACCGGGCGCTGGAGCTGACGGCGGGCCATTCCGGCGGGGCGCTGGAGCGGATCTCCGAAAGCGAGTGGTGGGCGGCGGAGCAGGTGGCCAGACACTGCGGCGAGGTATGGCCGGGGCTGATCGAAGAGCTGCAGAGCCGGCTGGAATCGGCCTATCTCGAAGAGGGGCAGGGATGGGAGAAGCAGAGCTTCTTCGAATCGCCTGTGACCACCAGGGAGGCCTCTCCGGTGGTGGAGAAGCGCTTCCGCGACGCCACCGGTACGTCCCTGCGCCTTGCGGCACTCCGGCTGACCATGGTCTCCCTGCCGGATCTGCGGGACCTGGGTCTCGCCATCGATTCCCTCCAGAACGCCCTGGATGTCTATGTGGAGTCGACGATCACCGCCTACCCTACCGGCACGGCGGCGGAGGAGGCCGCAAACGAGCAGACAGCCCCGGAATCGATGATCCTCCCCGATTCCGGGGTCCGCTTTCTCGATCCCGTGATCGACCCCGTCGAGGGGATCGCGCTCTCGGCCCTCGAGCCGGGCGACGGCATCATGCTGGAACGGAGGGAGGGCGATCCCCTGGTCGGCCAGATCTACATGGTGCGGATCCTCCGCAACGGCCACTATGAGCTCCACGGCAAGCTGCGGGGCGAGGGGGGCTTCTTCCGCTGCATCTCCCCCGGCGACATCAGGGTGAAACGCGCCGCCCCGGAGACCCTGGAGCGTCCCGTGGGGGCGGGGATCGCCTGGGCCTTCGTGGCCGGCGCGGTGGTGCTGTTCATCGCGGCGATCGTGCTGGTCCTCTCCTGAAGCGCGGCTAATCCATGTACCGGCCGGCGTTGACGTCCAGCACCTCGCCGTTGATGTACCCGTTCTCGGCCAGAAAGAGCACCGACCGGGCGATCTCCTCGGGAGCGGCGATCCGTCCGTTCGGCGAGAGCGAAGCCAGCCGCTCTCTAGTCTCCTCGTCCAGCATGGGCGTGTCCACCGGTCCCGGCGCCACGGCGTTGGCCCGGACCCCCTGCTGGAGCAGTTCCCCCGCCAGATGGAAGGTGAAGCCCATGATCCCCGCCTTCCCGGCCGCGTAGTGCACCCCCAGGGAACCGCCGTTCTTCCCGGCGATGCTCCCGATATTGACAATCGAGGCCCCTTCCTGGCCGAGCATGTAGGGCAGGGCGCACTTGGTGACCAGGAAGGCGCCCTTCAGGTTCACATCCAGGACGGCATCCCATTCCGCTTCGTCGATATCCAGGATCATGGTGTTCTCGCCCAGGATCCCGGCGTTGTTGACCAGCAGCGTGAACCCGCCGAGGGTTTCCGCCGCCCCGGTGACGGCGGCCGCCACATCCTCCATCCGGGAGATGTCGGCCCGGCAGGGGAGGGCCCGCACCCCCCTGGCCTCCAGGGCCCCCGCCAGTGTTTCCGCCTTCTCTCTGTTGTTGCGGTAGGTGAAGGCCAGGTTGTACCCCTTCTCCGCCAGAAGCGTGCAGACCGCCTCGCCGATTCCGCCGCTTCCTCCTGTCACAA harbors:
- a CDS encoding chemotaxis protein CheX, which gives rise to MDRDVLRRFVNAFGGGVKEVSASLGVQAELQKKGIRQGVEVTGSRVAALVGVVGGEIHGTAAIMLDQQGFEAYVTGMSGGMVQPDMEDPVALSVVGELANMSSGKTLTKLDIKGLDLTPPQIITGENVKAVPAEKLGVISFTLPFTVGDEGKVFLVLSFNQ
- a CDS encoding SDR family NAD(P)-dependent oxidoreductase, with the translated sequence MQQGNAFVTGGSGGIGEAVCTLLAEKGYNLAFTYRNNREKAETLAGALEARGVRALPCRADISRMEDVAAAVTGAAETLGGFTLLVNNAGILGENTMILDIDEAEWDAVLDVNLKGAFLVTKCALPYMLGQEGASIVNIGSIAGKNGGSLGVHYAAGKAGIMGFTFHLAGELLQQGVRANAVAPGPVDTPMLDEETRERLASLSPNGRIAAPEEIARSVLFLAENGYINGEVLDVNAGRYMD